A window of the Methanoregula sp. UBA64 genome harbors these coding sequences:
- a CDS encoding UbiX family flavin prenyltransferase has product MEKKEFVVGVTGASGACYARRLLEVLCRDARVHVIISEVAEEIARHEGVDLSGFDATYHDIGEISAAIASGSHRYNGMVIVPCSAKTLSAIASGYADNLITRTADVCLKERRKCILVTREMPLSRIHIANMLTAHDAGATIMPACPGFYSQPEKIGDLVDMVVGRVLDHLEVEHTLSKRWSGYDA; this is encoded by the coding sequence ATGGAAAAAAAGGAATTTGTTGTCGGCGTGACCGGGGCGAGCGGGGCCTGTTATGCCCGGCGCCTGCTTGAGGTGCTCTGCAGGGATGCCCGGGTGCATGTAATTATCTCTGAAGTGGCAGAGGAGATAGCACGCCACGAGGGAGTAGACCTGTCCGGCTTTGATGCAACCTACCACGATATCGGCGAGATCAGCGCCGCGATCGCGAGCGGGTCGCACCGCTATAACGGCATGGTGATCGTCCCGTGCAGTGCAAAGACGCTTTCTGCCATTGCAAGCGGGTATGCGGACAACCTGATCACCCGGACCGCGGACGTCTGTTTAAAGGAGCGCCGGAAATGCATCCTTGTCACCCGCGAGATGCCCTTATCCCGGATCCATATCGCAAACATGCTTACCGCCCACGATGCGGGAGCAACGATCATGCCGGCCTGCCCGGGGTTCTATTCGCAGCCGGAGAAGATCGGCGATCTCGTGGACATGGTTGTCGGGCGGGTGCTCGATCACCTTGAGGTAGAACATACGCTCTCAAAGCGCTGGAGTGGTTACGATGCGTGA
- a CDS encoding HD domain-containing protein: MNPKIIKDPVHGYVEVDAAILPLLDSPAIQRLRYVRQLGFSFLVYPGASHSRFEHSVGTMHLAGVACRQFGLANEDRLLILVSALLHDVGHGPFSHASEPLMESWLGRTHDDIAGIVNTRFSSPLKQIGVAPEDVCAVVKGNHPLSGIIHGDLDVDRMDYLLRDAYYTGAPYGTVDAHRLIRNIHLTEEGVVLDENGINAAESLLIARTLMRPTVYYHHVSRIGECMFQLAMLGHGADLSGADRERLCMLDDAECMHELRNSPDPRARDLAARLYERRLYKRAVYAGQDQVNAAVFQTGWPLERTREVAAEIARAAGCRADDILVDIPPVPGDMSLEVQVKNRHDPMGFAEISPRLGTLNQTRREQWRLGVYTLPELRDAVAEAAAEVLHIKKPTRQGTLF, encoded by the coding sequence GTGAACCCGAAGATCATCAAGGACCCGGTGCATGGCTATGTGGAGGTAGATGCAGCGATCCTGCCGCTCCTGGACTCGCCGGCGATCCAGCGCCTGCGCTATGTCCGGCAGCTCGGGTTTTCTTTCCTTGTCTACCCCGGTGCCAGCCATTCGCGGTTCGAACATTCGGTCGGCACGATGCACCTTGCCGGTGTTGCATGCCGGCAGTTCGGGCTTGCCAACGAGGACCGGCTGCTTATTTTGGTCTCTGCGCTCCTCCACGATGTGGGCCACGGGCCGTTCTCGCACGCAAGCGAGCCCCTCATGGAGTCCTGGCTCGGGCGCACCCACGATGATATTGCAGGGATTGTCAACACCCGGTTTTCCTCTCCGCTTAAGCAGATCGGAGTCGCCCCGGAAGATGTCTGCGCTGTCGTGAAAGGAAACCACCCCCTCTCCGGGATCATCCACGGCGATCTCGATGTAGACCGGATGGACTACCTGCTCCGCGATGCGTACTACACCGGCGCGCCGTACGGCACGGTCGATGCCCACCGGCTGATACGAAACATCCACCTGACGGAGGAAGGGGTGGTGCTGGACGAGAACGGGATCAATGCGGCAGAGTCCCTCCTTATCGCCCGGACCCTGATGCGTCCTACGGTGTACTACCATCACGTGAGCCGGATCGGGGAGTGCATGTTCCAGCTCGCCATGCTCGGCCATGGTGCGGATCTCTCTGGTGCGGACCGGGAACGGCTCTGCATGCTCGACGATGCCGAATGTATGCACGAACTAAGGAACTCGCCCGATCCCCGGGCGAGGGACCTTGCCGCCCGCCTTTACGAGCGGCGGTTGTACAAGCGTGCGGTCTATGCCGGGCAGGACCAGGTCAATGCTGCGGTCTTCCAGACCGGCTGGCCGCTCGAACGGACCCGGGAGGTGGCGGCCGAGATTGCCCGGGCTGCCGGGTGCAGGGCAGACGATATCCTTGTCGATATTCCCCCGGTTCCGGGCGACATGTCCCTGGAGGTCCAGGTAAAAAACCGCCATGACCCGATGGGATTTGCGGAGATCTCGCCCCGCCTGGGGACCCTCAACCAGACCCGGCGGGAACAGTGGCGCCTCGGGGTGTATACCCTTCCGGAGCTGCGCGATGCGGTTGCCGAAGCCGCAGCAGAGGTACTCCATATAAAAAAGCCCACCCGGCAGGGCACCCTCTTTTGA